Proteins from a genomic interval of Poecile atricapillus isolate bPoeAtr1 chromosome 1, bPoeAtr1.hap1, whole genome shotgun sequence:
- the LOC131579827 gene encoding LOW QUALITY PROTEIN: transmembrane O-methyltransferase homolog (The sequence of the model RefSeq protein was modified relative to this genomic sequence to represent the inferred CDS: deleted 1 base in 1 codon; substituted 1 base at 1 genomic stop codon): MVSPAIALAFLPFIVTLLIRYRHYLLLLYRAVLVAWLQDRLTGFTSREQRAFQYLLAHAIPGDPHHILQTLDQRCYHCEHLSXARATSGRIVERVLLERAPLRVLELGTYCGYGTVLLAQGLPPGARLYTIEGDPRHAAVAEKVIRLAGFSEQTVELIMGPSEEVIPRLREKHGLTNANLVFMDHCKRCYLRDLRLLESHQLLAEGATILADNVLFPGAPHFPQYAKTCGKYHSKVHRASLEYFRAIPDGIAELRYTGTH; encoded by the exons ATGGTGTCTCCGGCGATTGCCCTGGCCTTCCTCCCCTTCATTGTCACCCTGCTGATCCGGTACCGGCactacctgctgctgctgtaccGGGCAGTGCTGGTGGCCTGGCTGCAGGACCGGCTCACCGGG TTCACCTCGCGGGAGCAGCGTGCCTTCCAGTACCTGCTGGCCCACGCCAtccctggggacccccaccACATCCTCCAGACCTTGGACCAGAGGTGCTACCACTGTGAGCACCTCAGCTGA GCTCGTGCCACGTCAGGGCGGATCGTGGAGCGGGTGCTGTTGGAGCGGGCACCACTGcgggtgctggagctgggcacgTACTGTGGCTATGGCACcgtgctgctggcacaggggctgcCCCCAGGTGCCCGCCTCTACACCATCGAGGGGGACCCCCGGCATGCCGCCGTGGCCGAGAAGGTCATCCGCCTGGCTGGCTTCAGTGAGCAGACG GTGGAGCTGATCATGGGCCCCTCGGAGGAGGTGATACCCCGCCTGCGGGAGAAGCACGGCTTGACGAATGCCAACTTGGTCTTCATGGATCACTGCAAACGCTGCTACCTGCGGGACCTACGGCTGCTGGAGAGCCAccagctgctggctgagggGGCCACCATCCTGGCTGATAATGTCCTCTTCCCTGGGGCACCCCACTTCCCGCAGTACGCCAAGACCTGTGGCAAGTACCACAGCAAGGTGCACCGCGCCAGCCTGGAGTACTTCCGCGCCATTCCTGATGGGATCGCCGAGCTGCGCTACACCGGCACCCACTGA
- the LOC131579819 gene encoding ragulator complex protein LAMTOR1-like, with protein MRDAETRRLLCNPPAQSCPITGREQEEETKRLLEPAASPPNKVLNGAEQSYHNLPSARTDEQAMLSSILAKTAINIIDVSAADSQGMEQHEYIDRARQYSTRLAMLSNNLTHWKKLPLLPSLTNQPHQVLASDPVPFADLQQVSRIAAYASSALSQIHVDTKEELVVCIGIP; from the exons ATGAGGGACGCCGAAACACGACGGCTTCTCTGCAATCCCCCAGCACAAAGCTGCCCGATCACGGGGAGGGAGCAG GAGGAAGAGACAAAGCGGCTGCTGGAGCCCGCAGCCAGCCCACCCAACAAGGTGCTGAATGGAGCGGAGCAGAGCTACCACAACCTCCCGTCAGCACGCACTGATGAGCAGGCCATGCTGTCCTCCATCCTCGCCAAAACAGCCAT CAACATCATCGACGTGTCAGCCGCGGATTCCCAGGGCATGGAGCAGCATGAGTACATAGACAGAGCCAGGCAGTACAG CACACGCCTGGCCATGCTCAGCAACAACCTGACGCACTGGAAGAAGCTCCCACTGCTGCCATCTCTGACTAACCAACCACACCAAGTGCTCGCCAGCGATCCTGTCCCCTTTGCAGACCTGCagcag GTGTCCCGGATAGCTGCCTATGCCTCCAGTGCACTCTCACAGATCCATGTTGATACCAAAGAAGAACTGGTTGTATGTATTGGCAtcccctga
- the LOC131579809 gene encoding LOW QUALITY PROTEIN: uncharacterized protein LOC131579809 (The sequence of the model RefSeq protein was modified relative to this genomic sequence to represent the inferred CDS: inserted 2 bases in 1 codon; deleted 1 base in 1 codon) yields MPLSMREEQFIWLIRCLRFGSFLIKKCISFVSELLLPHKGTPGTLSAPEWHWDPAWSQGARAGVCSCSSLLGWGLPGRQQDSGCSWTWSGSDKRQQLSPRALFAGVPWSCQGAHPPLCLPQLQSIAEKDNXGKPASEHYDEEEEEDDEDDEDSEENSEDDMDMQDMDEMNDSNGSPDDGEINKVDMEGTEQDQDQWMICFCHTHAKPEAGGEPLLPMALGDSSVKHLLLWVLCGAEGF; encoded by the exons ATGCCCCTGAGTATGAGGGAAGAACAGTTCATCTGGCTGATCAGATGTCTCAGATTTGGTTCTTTTTTGATAAAGAAATGCATAAGTTTTGTGTCTGAGCTCCTCCTGCCACACAAGGGGACACCTGGAACTCTCTCAGCCCCCGAGTGGCACTGGGACCCTGCCTGGAGCCAGGGTGCTCGGGCAGGTGTCTGTagctgctcttccctgcttggctgggggctgccagggaggcagcaggactCGGGCTGCAGTTGGACGTGGTCAGGAAGCGacaaaaggcagcagctgagcccaAGGGCCCTGTTTGCTGGGGTACCATGGAGCTGTCAGGGTGCTCACCCGcctctctgccttccccagctccagagcaTTGCTGAAAAGGACAA AGGAAAGCCAGCGTCCGAG CACtatgatgaggaggaggaggaggatgat gaAGATGATGAAGACAGCGAAGAGAACTCAGAAGATGATATGGACATGCAGGATATGGATGAGATGAATGATTCTAATGGGTCTCCTGATGATGGGGAGATCAATAAG GTGGATATGGAGGGGACAGAACAGGATCAGGACCAGTGGATGATCTGCTTCTGCCACACCCACGCCAAACCAGAGGCTGGGGGAGAGCCTTTGCTCCCCATGGCTCTGGGGGACAGTTCAGTGAAGCACCtcctgctgtgggtgctgtgtggggcagagggGTTCTGA